In a single window of the Alphaproteobacteria bacterium LSUCC0684 genome:
- a CDS encoding NAD(P)H-dependent glycerol-3-phosphate dehydrogenase — translation MIDKRKVAVLGGGAWGSALASILSVQGHQVRVLVRRAELADQLQAGWSPMIDLSITAPSVASTDPSLVLEDAEAVLVVMPVAATEMVADLLKSDLPEQVPVAWAAKGLIPENNALIPEYAARVLPHPSVMLSGPSFADEVAQGKPAALVSAATGLTAASQISALFHGSTIRVYTSDDPLGVAVGGAVKNVIAIAAGVITGLEFGDNARAAVVTRGLAEAARFALKLGGKRETLFGLAGLGDMMLTCGGPHSRNFAFGLALGKGKELPDKLAEGARSASVMLRRAKDEGIEMPITAAVANAIGGADIRGEITRLLARPVDSEWARNDT, via the coding sequence ATGATCGATAAAAGAAAAGTCGCTGTCCTGGGCGGTGGCGCATGGGGCAGTGCGCTCGCGTCTATTTTGTCCGTTCAAGGCCATCAAGTTCGGGTACTGGTCCGGCGGGCAGAACTTGCGGATCAACTTCAGGCTGGCTGGTCACCGATGATTGATCTTAGCATTACTGCCCCTAGCGTTGCGTCAACCGATCCGTCTCTTGTTCTCGAGGACGCAGAGGCTGTGCTGGTTGTTATGCCCGTGGCGGCGACTGAAATGGTAGCAGATCTGCTTAAATCTGATCTTCCAGAGCAGGTTCCTGTTGCCTGGGCAGCCAAGGGCCTGATCCCAGAAAATAATGCGCTGATCCCTGAATACGCGGCGCGGGTTCTGCCGCATCCATCGGTGATGTTGAGTGGGCCGAGTTTTGCCGATGAAGTCGCGCAAGGTAAACCGGCGGCACTCGTATCTGCGGCCACCGGCCTAACCGCCGCCAGCCAGATTTCCGCACTTTTCCATGGTAGCACGATCCGCGTCTATACGAGCGATGATCCGCTCGGCGTTGCTGTAGGTGGGGCGGTGAAGAATGTCATTGCCATCGCAGCCGGTGTCATAACGGGGCTTGAATTCGGGGATAATGCCCGCGCGGCGGTGGTCACAAGGGGGTTGGCCGAGGCTGCAAGATTTGCACTTAAACTTGGGGGCAAGCGTGAAACGCTCTTTGGCCTGGCTGGACTTGGCGATATGATGCTGACTTGCGGCGGGCCACATTCGCGTAATTTTGCCTTCGGGCTTGCTCTCGGTAAGGGGAAGGAATTACCCGATAAGCTGGCGGAAGGCGCGCGATCGGCTTCGGTGATGCTCCGCCGCGCCAAAGACGAAGGCATTGAGATGCCTATCACCGCAGCGGTTGCTAATGCGATTGGCGGGGCAGATATCCGCGGTGAAATCACCCGACTTCTGGCTCGTCCGGTTGACAGTGAATGGGCCCGCAACGACACTTGA
- a CDS encoding lipid-A-disaccharide synthase N-terminal domain-containing protein — MIVVGFGGQFLFAMRFIIQWLTSEGAKRSVIPVMFWYFSIGGGSVLLLYAIWRKDPVIICGQGLGLFIYARNLIFIFRERQSAEEKTDGQDHSKTT, encoded by the coding sequence ATGATCGTGGTCGGTTTTGGTGGACAGTTCCTTTTTGCCATGCGCTTTATTATCCAGTGGCTGACTTCCGAAGGGGCAAAGCGAAGCGTCATTCCCGTTATGTTCTGGTATTTTTCGATTGGTGGCGGATCTGTTCTTCTCCTCTACGCGATTTGGAGAAAAGACCCGGTGATTATTTGCGGTCAAGGGCTTGGTTTATTCATCTATGCCCGCAATCTTATCTTCATCTTTCGTGAACGTCAGAGTGCGGAAGAAAAAACCGACGGACAAGACCACAGCAAGACCACCTGA
- a CDS encoding 2-hydroxyacid dehydrogenase: MVAPLYIAYHSNDDPMEYWQQGLEMLLPDIRLVAPDAPEAQKAEVIITWDPPEGTIAGLPSLKGVISLAQGVDHILKDPAFPRHLKFARLIDPYMSEAMAEWVLLSILEKHRDSEIYREASTRKEWIRLRPRVAADTCVAVMGLGAIGSHVAEKVAMMGFRTIGWARSSKSIPGVTAHTGDEGFSTCLEEADFVVSILPLTEETRDLFNAQTFAKMKNGAFFINSGRGLQVVEDDLIKAIDKGHLSGATLDVTRIEPLPKESPLWEHPHICIWPHVSAQTNADTAAHQVADAILAIRSGKDPENVVNVDRGY, encoded by the coding sequence ATGGTTGCGCCCCTTTATATTGCCTATCATTCAAATGATGATCCCATGGAATATTGGCAGCAAGGTCTGGAGATGCTGTTGCCTGATATCCGGCTGGTTGCGCCTGATGCGCCCGAAGCCCAAAAGGCTGAAGTCATCATAACCTGGGATCCGCCTGAAGGAACCATTGCCGGGTTGCCATCCCTCAAGGGTGTTATTTCTCTTGCCCAGGGCGTTGACCATATCCTGAAAGACCCGGCCTTCCCCCGGCATCTCAAGTTTGCCCGACTAATTGACCCCTACATGTCCGAAGCCATGGCGGAGTGGGTTCTTTTATCTATTCTGGAAAAACATCGGGATTCTGAAATCTACCGTGAGGCATCAACCCGGAAGGAATGGATTCGCCTTCGGCCACGCGTAGCAGCCGATACATGTGTAGCGGTAATGGGGCTCGGCGCTATCGGTTCTCATGTTGCGGAAAAAGTTGCGATGATGGGTTTCCGGACAATCGGCTGGGCACGCAGTTCGAAATCCATCCCCGGCGTTACCGCTCACACCGGGGATGAAGGCTTTAGCACCTGCCTTGAAGAGGCAGATTTCGTTGTCTCCATCCTGCCCTTGACCGAAGAAACCCGGGATTTATTTAACGCGCAAACCTTCGCAAAAATGAAGAATGGGGCATTCTTCATCAACTCTGGCCGCGGGCTTCAGGTTGTTGAAGATGACCTTATCAAGGCTATTGATAAAGGCCATCTCAGCGGTGCTACACTTGATGTAACGCGCATCGAGCCGCTACCAAAGGAAAGCCCGCTCTGGGAACATCCCCATATATGTATCTGGCCGCATGTGTCCGCCCAGACCAACGCCGATACCGCCGCCCACCAAGTTGCCGATGCCATCCTTGCTATCCGTTCTGGCAAGGATCCAGAAAATGTCGTCAATGTTGATCGCGGATATTAA
- a CDS encoding MATE family efflux transporter, whose product MKTSSEIGLILSPERRALRRKIWAITLPIMLANITIPFVGMVDTAVMGHLGSPHFIGAVALGSFVFSLITTAFGFLRMATTGLVAQAYGAEDTQAVFRHLFRAVFIAVNIGLLILILSRPFLEVARFLLTASEEVLDGMEVYISILAFAGPAICFNMVMLGMFFGLQRIKYCMIQLIVINCLNIIGNLVFVFGFGLTIDGVALATVLAQYMGAGVSVALLFGVLGPPSRWARPVAKDFMTFAALHQYASLGRDLTIRTLAIVLAEVLVLNVAGGIDDVTLAASQLCFVVFAILAYSLDGFAHAAEALTGAAIGRRDPRELRLAIRESTLMALITAMAMAMVVAIGGGVFMRFLTSLPEVLELVDSLLIWLVVMPVISVMAFQMDGVFIGATQAKVMRNAMLVSLIVFIPLLYLGRHIAGIDGIWVAFLVLLGLRGLTLWLNLDIVIRAAGPVRS is encoded by the coding sequence ATGAAAACTTCATCAGAAATCGGCCTGATTTTATCTCCTGAACGCCGGGCGTTGCGCCGCAAGATCTGGGCGATAACTTTACCGATCATGCTTGCCAATATCACCATACCTTTTGTCGGCATGGTCGATACCGCCGTGATGGGGCACCTTGGCAGCCCGCATTTTATCGGTGCGGTTGCTCTGGGCAGTTTTGTTTTCAGCCTGATCACGACTGCCTTCGGGTTTCTCCGAATGGCAACGACAGGACTGGTGGCGCAGGCATATGGGGCCGAGGATACCCAAGCTGTTTTCAGGCATCTGTTTCGGGCGGTTTTTATCGCGGTCAATATCGGGCTTTTGATACTCATCCTGTCTCGCCCGTTCCTTGAGGTGGCAAGATTTCTTCTGACAGCGTCAGAAGAAGTGCTGGACGGGATGGAGGTCTATATATCAATCCTCGCCTTTGCCGGCCCTGCTATCTGTTTCAATATGGTCATGCTTGGCATGTTTTTTGGCCTCCAGCGGATCAAGTACTGCATGATCCAGCTCATTGTCATCAACTGCCTCAATATCATTGGCAATCTTGTTTTCGTCTTTGGGTTCGGGCTGACCATTGATGGCGTTGCGCTCGCAACCGTGCTGGCCCAATACATGGGAGCTGGCGTCAGCGTGGCTCTTCTGTTCGGCGTTTTGGGCCCGCCATCGCGCTGGGCCAGACCAGTTGCAAAGGATTTCATGACCTTTGCGGCGTTGCATCAATATGCTTCCCTTGGTCGTGATCTGACCATCCGGACACTGGCTATTGTTTTGGCGGAAGTGCTGGTGCTCAATGTGGCTGGCGGTATTGATGATGTCACCCTGGCGGCGTCCCAACTGTGTTTTGTGGTCTTTGCCATTCTTGCCTACAGCCTTGATGGTTTTGCCCATGCGGCAGAAGCCCTTACGGGTGCCGCGATTGGACGTCGTGATCCGAGAGAGCTCAGGCTTGCCATTCGTGAGAGTACGCTTATGGCATTAATTACCGCAATGGCCATGGCGATGGTGGTGGCAATAGGTGGCGGGGTATTCATGCGTTTTCTGACCAGCCTGCCGGAGGTGCTTGAGTTGGTGGACAGCCTCCTGATATGGCTGGTGGTAATGCCAGTTATTTCGGTCATGGCGTTTCAGATGGACGGCGTTTTCATCGGGGCGACCCAGGCAAAAGTGATGCGCAATGCGATGCTGGTTTCGCTCATAGTTTTTATCCCGCTTCTCTACCTTGGCCGCCATATTGCGGGGATAGACGGTATCTGGGTGGCTTTTCTGGTTTTACTGGGCTTGCGCGGGTTAACCCTATGGCTCAATCTTGATATTGTCATCCGTGCAGCGGGGCCTGTGCGGTCGTAA
- a CDS encoding EVE domain-containing protein — protein MQYWLFKSEPGTWSWDDQVACGENGTGWDGVRNYQASNNMKAMEIGDLGFFYHSVNEKRIMGIVAVSALYHPDPTDASGRFGMVDVKAVKPVVSPVSLADIKSNPQLSDVALVRQSRLSVMPIAKEHWHEILRMAETDL, from the coding sequence ATGCAGTACTGGCTTTTCAAATCAGAACCCGGGACATGGTCATGGGATGATCAGGTGGCTTGCGGCGAAAATGGCACCGGCTGGGATGGGGTTCGCAATTATCAGGCATCCAATAACATGAAGGCCATGGAAATTGGGGATCTTGGCTTTTTTTATCATTCGGTCAACGAAAAGCGGATTATGGGTATTGTTGCTGTTTCGGCCCTTTATCATCCGGATCCAACCGATGCTTCAGGCCGGTTCGGGATGGTTGATGTCAAAGCCGTCAAGCCGGTTGTATCACCGGTCAGCTTGGCTGATATCAAGTCCAATCCCCAACTTTCCGATGTGGCGCTTGTCCGGCAGTCAAGGCTTTCTGTCATGCCTATTGCAAAAGAGCACTGGCATGAAATCCTGCGTATGGCTGAAACAGACCTATAA
- a CDS encoding M17 family metallopeptidase, whose translation MPVVASMPTSRLIFRLEPDEMENWLNERPAAYRRWAKDHDFTAKPGTHLIFPGDEGGIAEVVLGKKDAFVDGARAGGLPKGTYALTSQDEVEEIAIGFLLQQYKFDRFREKASAPTADLVLADDALRHRVEAISAGIFLARDLINMPANYLNPQGMEDAARDLAEAYSADLDVTIGDELTRRFPAIDTVGRAAECPPRLLDLRWGDDGPLITLIGKGVTFDSGGLDLKPSGGMEMMKKDMGGAAHVLGLARIIMALGLKMRLRVLIPTVENAVSSRSMRPLDVIDTAAGIPVEVGNTDAEGRLILADAIYLATQEEPEMLVDFATLTGAARVAVGTELPALFTNDEALGRELVAAGEATGDPVWPLPLHAPYERYLEGGYAALSSTGTSRYGGAITAALFLKRFLARPVPWAHLDVMAWNLGDRPGHPKGGEAMGLRAVFRLIENRLKA comes from the coding sequence ATGCCTGTTGTTGCTTCCATGCCTACATCTCGTCTCATCTTTCGCCTTGAACCTGATGAGATGGAAAACTGGCTTAATGAAAGACCGGCAGCATATAGGCGCTGGGCAAAGGACCATGATTTTACGGCAAAGCCAGGCACCCATCTGATCTTTCCCGGAGATGAGGGCGGCATAGCGGAGGTGGTGCTGGGGAAGAAGGATGCTTTTGTCGATGGCGCCAGAGCAGGCGGTCTGCCAAAGGGTACCTATGCGCTGACCAGCCAGGATGAGGTGGAAGAGATTGCTATCGGGTTTCTTCTCCAGCAATACAAGTTTGACAGATTTCGCGAGAAGGCATCTGCTCCGACGGCTGATCTTGTTCTGGCGGATGATGCGTTGCGCCACCGGGTTGAGGCGATCTCGGCTGGCATCTTTCTTGCCCGTGATCTGATCAATATGCCGGCCAATTATCTCAATCCGCAGGGGATGGAAGATGCCGCCCGTGATCTCGCAGAGGCGTATTCGGCTGACCTTGATGTGACGATTGGTGACGAGTTGACCCGCCGGTTTCCGGCGATTGATACGGTTGGCCGGGCAGCGGAGTGCCCGCCACGTCTTCTCGACCTGCGCTGGGGAGATGACGGCCCGCTTATTACCCTGATTGGCAAAGGCGTTACATTTGACAGTGGCGGGCTTGATCTCAAGCCTTCCGGCGGCATGGAGATGATGAAAAAAGATATGGGTGGTGCGGCGCATGTGCTTGGGCTTGCCCGCATCATCATGGCGCTTGGGCTGAAGATGCGTCTGAGAGTACTCATCCCGACAGTGGAGAATGCTGTATCATCCCGGTCCATGCGGCCTCTTGACGTTATTGATACGGCTGCCGGTATTCCGGTTGAAGTGGGTAACACCGATGCGGAAGGAAGACTTATTCTGGCTGATGCGATCTATCTGGCCACCCAGGAAGAACCTGAAATGCTGGTTGATTTTGCCACCCTCACGGGCGCGGCACGGGTGGCGGTTGGAACGGAACTGCCCGCGCTGTTCACTAACGATGAGGCGTTGGGTCGTGAACTGGTTGCTGCGGGTGAGGCAACAGGTGATCCCGTGTGGCCCCTGCCCCTGCATGCACCCTATGAACGGTATCTGGAAGGAGGATACGCCGCGCTGTCTTCTACCGGGACTTCACGCTATGGCGGTGCGATCACCGCGGCCCTTTTTCTCAAACGGTTTCTGGCCCGTCCGGTTCCCTGGGCCCATCTTGACGTGATGGCCTGGAATCTGGGTGATCGGCCTGGCCACCCCAAAGGGGGAGAAGCCATGGGGCTCAGAGCCGTATTCAGGCTGATTGAAAACCGGCTAAAGGCTTAA
- the tsaD gene encoding tRNA (adenosine(37)-N6)-threonylcarbamoyltransferase complex transferase subunit TsaD produces MAVADMFLGIETSCDETAAAVVSSDGKIYSNIIASQIDDHARHGGVVPEVAARAHLTLIDKVVEDALSEAGIGMDEIQAVAATGGPGLIGGVLVGTMAAKAISLGCDIPFFAINHLEGHALTARLTAGVPFPYLMLLVSGGHTQLLAVKGPGKYVRYGTTLDDAAGEAFDKSAQILGLGMPGGPKIELAARSGNDRAFSLPRPLENKPGCHFSFSGMKTAIRTAYLKYIEPLPHGEEREAKVADLAASLERAIAESLSSRSERAMRQFSREHRVMNPAFVVAGGVGANAKVRARLQEVAEKHEFTFHAPPPKLCTDNAVMIAWAAIERQKAGDRGDALTFTPRPRWPLDPDAVSPAGRGVRQ; encoded by the coding sequence ATGGCGGTTGCAGATATGTTTCTGGGTATAGAAACCAGTTGTGATGAAACGGCAGCTGCGGTGGTTTCATCGGATGGAAAAATATACTCAAATATCATAGCAAGTCAGATCGATGACCACGCTCGTCATGGTGGGGTAGTGCCTGAGGTCGCAGCCCGCGCACACCTGACCTTGATTGACAAAGTGGTAGAAGATGCACTTTCAGAAGCAGGCATTGGAATGGATGAAATCCAGGCGGTGGCGGCCACAGGCGGCCCTGGCCTTATTGGTGGTGTGCTTGTGGGCACCATGGCGGCAAAAGCCATCTCCCTTGGATGTGATATTCCGTTCTTTGCGATCAATCATCTTGAAGGGCATGCGTTGACAGCAAGATTGACGGCAGGGGTGCCCTTTCCCTATCTGATGTTGCTTGTTTCCGGAGGGCATACCCAACTTTTGGCGGTAAAGGGGCCGGGAAAATATGTGCGATATGGCACAACCCTCGATGATGCCGCCGGTGAAGCGTTTGACAAGTCCGCCCAGATTCTCGGCCTGGGTATGCCAGGTGGCCCAAAAATAGAGTTGGCTGCACGGTCAGGTAATGATCGGGCCTTTTCACTGCCGCGCCCTCTTGAAAACAAGCCTGGTTGCCATTTCTCATTTTCCGGGATGAAGACAGCGATCCGGACAGCATACTTAAAGTATATTGAGCCCTTGCCTCATGGTGAGGAACGCGAAGCTAAAGTTGCCGATCTTGCCGCCTCCCTCGAACGGGCGATCGCCGAGAGCCTCAGTAGCCGATCAGAAAGGGCAATGCGGCAGTTTTCCAGAGAACATCGTGTCATGAATCCAGCTTTCGTGGTGGCTGGTGGAGTTGGGGCCAATGCAAAGGTTCGGGCCAGACTTCAAGAGGTTGCAGAAAAGCATGAATTTACTTTTCATGCACCGCCGCCGAAACTTTGTACAGATAACGCCGTGATGATTGCCTGGGCGGCGATTGAGCGCCAAAAAGCAGGTGATAGAGGAGACGCACTCACTTTCACCCCGCGACCACGCTGGCCGCTTGATCCGGATGCTGTTTCACCTGCTGGCAGGGGAGTGCGTCAATGA
- a CDS encoding ArnT family glycosyltransferase — translation MLFSPITRISARPMLILALLFGLMAFLPGLGSIPPMDRDESRFAQASKQMLESGDLVTVRFQEDLRAKKPVGIYWLQAGAAAVFGDKTISSYRLPSFVAAFLVIVLGFALARQLVGPAQAGFAAMMMATGLVMAAEAHLAKTDAVLVAVTLAQQTLIWRMYSLHQERHHIPGILALAFWAMMATGILIKGPITPLIAMMTLAVLAGRDRSFSLISATRPVLGFIVLTVLVLPWVMLVTSATDGAFLSTAIKGDLVGKLKSGQESHGAPPFTHLALLIVTFWPGSLLLVRAIGAILKQKPGAEIWFLLGWIIPFWIIIELTPTKLPHYFLPVMPALAMLASSGIHYRVSTGGKEDLTDQEAGSREDLDKIKKPLLGRIRHIFSWRATIIGWEVLFALVSFGLGVLVLAATTYYGGERLYGGMGLGLAVLIAGASLSWTRWQKPSILIGIAGLAALFHANTFGLVLPSLSDMHLAPRIHSTLETLETPIEAVAAAGYHEPSLVFTRGTDTLLFSPVEAALFLGEGKNGVALVESRVLGDFLDTAAKAGISIAEVGKIKGFNISRGQRVTIHFFRAAN, via the coding sequence ATGTTGTTTTCACCCATAACCCGAATAAGTGCAAGACCCATGCTGATCCTTGCCTTGCTGTTTGGGCTTATGGCTTTCCTTCCCGGGCTTGGCAGCATCCCCCCGATGGATCGTGATGAAAGCCGTTTCGCCCAGGCTAGCAAACAGATGCTTGAAAGCGGTGATCTTGTGACTGTCCGGTTCCAGGAAGACTTACGGGCCAAGAAACCGGTGGGGATTTATTGGCTACAAGCTGGTGCTGCCGCAGTTTTCGGGGATAAGACTATCTCTTCTTACCGGCTCCCAAGCTTCGTTGCCGCTTTTCTGGTGATCGTGCTTGGCTTTGCACTGGCACGACAACTGGTGGGACCGGCTCAAGCAGGTTTTGCTGCAATGATGATGGCAACAGGACTGGTCATGGCAGCGGAAGCGCATCTGGCCAAGACCGACGCCGTGCTTGTCGCGGTGACACTGGCCCAACAGACCTTGATCTGGCGCATGTATTCTCTTCATCAGGAGAGGCATCACATCCCCGGAATACTGGCGCTTGCTTTCTGGGCAATGATGGCCACCGGAATTCTTATAAAGGGGCCAATTACCCCGCTTATTGCCATGATGACATTGGCCGTTCTGGCGGGGCGAGATCGTTCTTTTTCCCTCATCAGCGCAACACGGCCAGTCCTCGGTTTCATTGTACTGACGGTGCTGGTTCTGCCCTGGGTCATGCTTGTTACCAGCGCTACAGATGGCGCTTTCCTCTCCACGGCAATCAAAGGTGATCTGGTCGGAAAACTAAAATCTGGTCAGGAATCCCATGGAGCGCCACCATTTACGCATCTTGCCCTGCTAATCGTCACTTTCTGGCCCGGTAGCCTGCTTCTGGTCCGGGCGATCGGCGCTATCTTGAAACAGAAACCAGGTGCCGAGATATGGTTTCTGCTCGGCTGGATTATCCCATTCTGGATCATCATCGAACTGACCCCCACTAAACTTCCACATTATTTTCTGCCGGTCATGCCGGCTTTGGCTATGCTTGCCAGTTCGGGCATTCATTATCGAGTGTCAACTGGTGGAAAAGAAGACCTGACAGATCAGGAGGCTGGGAGCCGGGAGGATTTGGATAAAATCAAAAAACCTCTTCTTGGGCGGATCAGGCATATTTTTTCCTGGCGCGCCACCATCATTGGCTGGGAAGTGCTGTTTGCGCTAGTCAGTTTTGGGCTTGGTGTACTGGTGCTGGCCGCCACGACTTATTATGGCGGCGAACGTCTATATGGCGGCATGGGGCTGGGACTCGCCGTGCTCATTGCCGGGGCATCACTTTCATGGACCAGATGGCAAAAACCCTCAATACTAATTGGAATAGCTGGTCTTGCAGCGCTTTTTCATGCAAATACCTTTGGTCTTGTACTGCCATCACTCTCCGACATGCACCTTGCCCCGCGAATTCATTCCACTCTAGAAACACTTGAAACCCCGATCGAAGCTGTCGCTGCCGCAGGATATCACGAACCTTCACTGGTCTTCACCCGGGGTACAGACACCCTGCTTTTCAGCCCGGTTGAGGCTGCGCTATTCCTTGGCGAAGGCAAGAACGGGGTTGCGCTGGTGGAGTCGCGGGTTCTTGGAGATTTCCTCGATACCGCCGCCAAGGCAGGGATCAGCATTGCTGAAGTCGGAAAAATAAAGGGCTTTAATATCTCGCGTGGACAGCGCGTCACCATCCACTTCTTCCGTGCTGCCAATTGA
- a CDS encoding cytochrome c family protein, giving the protein MDELKFNKIAAGVLCGGLLIMAGIKFADVMLPHHQLAENAYPIEVPESASSTVVAEAPTGPEPIFALLAEADIAAGEKIAKKCTACHNFDEGGPAKVGPNLWNIVNASMARDSGFSYSSALAEKGGAWDYASLNGFLHKPKAWLSGTKMNFAGLKKPEDRANLIAWLRSLSSTPAALPTTEEIAAEAAGS; this is encoded by the coding sequence ATGGACGAACTGAAATTCAACAAGATTGCAGCAGGTGTACTTTGTGGTGGACTGCTGATCATGGCCGGTATCAAATTTGCCGACGTCATGCTCCCGCACCACCAACTCGCGGAAAACGCATACCCGATCGAAGTCCCGGAAAGTGCAAGTTCAACCGTAGTTGCCGAAGCCCCCACAGGTCCAGAGCCAATTTTTGCACTCCTGGCCGAAGCTGATATTGCCGCGGGCGAAAAAATTGCCAAAAAATGCACCGCCTGCCACAATTTTGATGAAGGTGGCCCCGCCAAGGTCGGACCTAATCTCTGGAATATCGTCAACGCTTCCATGGCCCGTGATAGCGGATTTTCCTATTCCAGCGCTCTTGCAGAAAAGGGTGGGGCTTGGGATTATGCCAGCCTGAACGGTTTTCTGCATAAACCAAAAGCCTGGCTTTCCGGCACTAAGATGAACTTCGCTGGACTGAAAAAGCCTGAGGACAGAGCCAATCTGATTGCCTGGCTTCGATCGCTTTCAAGTACGCCTGCAGCTCTGCCAACCACCGAAGAGATTGCAGCGGAAGCCGCTGGAAGCTGA
- a CDS encoding inositol monophosphatase family protein — protein MTPSGTENTLSEIARFAASLTQISRPIIHQWFRQLPDVERKEDASPVTIADKGVESSLRDTIAKTFPSHSIIGEEEGSASGSGDFTWVIDPIDGTRAFSCGNPLFGTLIAVLHEEKPVIGVIDLPMLDATWIGIHGQATLLNGNPVHVAGTCHLADARIATTSASALAEDYHRFEKLNEAARVTSYGGDCANYAHVAAGWCDLVAETHLKTYDIMATIPVIEGAGGIVSQWDGSAITLDNYDGTALASTSRSLHDEAMAILA, from the coding sequence ATGACACCTTCCGGGACAGAGAACACCTTATCGGAAATCGCCCGATTTGCCGCTTCCCTGACCCAAATCAGTCGGCCGATCATTCACCAGTGGTTCCGTCAGCTTCCGGATGTTGAGCGAAAGGAAGATGCCTCTCCTGTTACCATTGCGGACAAAGGGGTTGAGTCCAGCCTCAGAGACACAATTGCCAAGACTTTTCCTTCCCATAGTATCATTGGGGAAGAAGAAGGTTCCGCCAGCGGGAGTGGAGATTTCACCTGGGTGATTGACCCGATTGACGGCACCAGAGCTTTTTCTTGTGGCAACCCTCTTTTCGGCACCCTTATCGCCGTACTGCATGAAGAAAAACCTGTTATCGGAGTTATTGACCTGCCCATGCTGGATGCCACCTGGATCGGTATTCATGGGCAGGCAACGCTTCTCAATGGCAACCCTGTCCACGTTGCTGGGACCTGCCATCTGGCTGATGCCCGCATCGCCACCACCAGCGCCAGCGCCCTTGCCGAAGATTATCACCGGTTTGAGAAACTGAATGAAGCCGCACGCGTGACATCCTATGGCGGAGATTGCGCCAATTATGCCCATGTGGCCGCAGGCTGGTGTGATCTGGTGGCGGAAACACATCTTAAAACATATGACATCATGGCAACTATCCCTGTCATTGAAGGGGCTGGAGGTATAGTCAGCCAATGGGATGGCAGCGCCATCACCCTTGATAATTATGATGGTACGGCCCTTGCCTCGACCTCTCGCAGCCTGCATGATGAAGCCATGGCCATCCTGGCCTGA
- a CDS encoding glycosyltransferase family 2 protein has protein sequence MAPSTTSRRRPTKASSSLPELSVVVPVLNEAGNIKPLVNGIITAFTGRNIEIIYVDDGSTDSTLAELRELQADLPMLRVMVHSHRSGQSAGLRTGILAARAELIATLDGDGQNLPEDLVRLEKEVHAHRPGLVMAAGVRINRQDSLAKRYASLFARRIRRVMLKDDHPDTGCATKVFDRELFLRLPYFDHLHRFMPPLARREGATVLAVPVGHAARVQGKSKYHTLDRLLVGISDIFGVMWLIRRSPKNLNVKEQIPHG, from the coding sequence ATGGCTCCCTCAACAACCTCCCGTCGCCGCCCCACCAAAGCTTCGTCTTCTCTGCCCGAACTCAGCGTCGTGGTGCCAGTGCTTAATGAGGCGGGCAATATCAAGCCTCTCGTCAATGGCATAATTACAGCATTTACCGGCCGAAATATTGAGATCATCTATGTTGATGACGGCAGCACTGACAGTACCCTTGCCGAGTTGAGGGAATTGCAGGCGGACCTGCCAATGTTGCGGGTAATGGTTCACTCTCACCGCTCTGGCCAGAGCGCTGGGCTCCGCACCGGCATCCTTGCCGCCCGCGCCGAACTTATCGCAACCCTCGATGGTGATGGCCAGAATCTGCCAGAAGACCTTGTACGTCTGGAGAAGGAAGTGCATGCCCATCGCCCTGGACTTGTTATGGCCGCCGGGGTTCGTATCAACAGACAGGATAGTTTGGCAAAACGATATGCCTCCCTCTTTGCGCGCAGGATCCGCCGAGTGATGCTCAAAGATGATCATCCCGATACCGGTTGTGCCACTAAGGTCTTTGACCGTGAACTTTTCCTTCGCCTGCCGTATTTTGATCATCTGCATCGGTTCATGCCACCTCTGGCCCGGCGGGAAGGAGCTACGGTATTGGCAGTTCCGGTTGGTCACGCCGCCCGGGTTCAGGGCAAATCCAAATATCACACGCTTGACCGTCTGCTGGTCGGAATCAGTGACATTTTTGGGGTTATGTGGTTAATTCGCCGAAGCCCGAAAAACCTGAACGTGAAAGAACAGATACCCCATGGCTGA